One Streptomyces sp. R28 DNA window includes the following coding sequences:
- a CDS encoding glycosyltransferase family 2 protein: MGKVSICIPVYNRPQEMERAVRSALEQTYQDIEVVVVDNASTDSTWEVLTKLAASDPRIRAHRNETVLPRVQNWRRAVELAEGEYVKLLFSDDWISATAVERSVEVLDREPDVGFVYTAMTWHYEVPETCYRRSAGRMSSLEFLVRSATVEDQVPVSSSCTLIRRTDLLEAFQDELPTNLPFDFSHGLGLDGTLLWRVADRYPYLHHFPEDLAHSADPHAGEPNTRMQIGAEKHEMMWWAYRNAFAQSVLASRRPAAEIRALRTALLVSCVPLRPTAVARRNFRLYRLLFPGRWWALAPFAASVRGLVWRRVRQPLDPTIPL, from the coding sequence CCACAGGAGATGGAACGGGCAGTACGCAGCGCGCTGGAACAGACTTACCAGGATATTGAAGTAGTGGTGGTGGACAACGCCAGTACGGATTCCACCTGGGAGGTTCTGACGAAACTGGCCGCATCCGATCCACGAATTCGGGCACACCGCAACGAAACAGTGCTGCCGCGCGTGCAGAACTGGCGCCGGGCGGTCGAGCTGGCCGAGGGAGAGTACGTCAAACTGCTCTTCTCCGACGACTGGATTTCCGCCACTGCCGTCGAGCGATCGGTCGAGGTGCTGGACCGGGAGCCCGACGTCGGCTTCGTCTACACGGCGATGACGTGGCACTACGAGGTGCCCGAGACGTGCTACCGCCGCAGCGCCGGGCGGATGTCGTCCCTGGAGTTCCTGGTGCGGTCGGCGACCGTGGAGGATCAGGTACCGGTCAGCTCCTCGTGCACGCTGATACGCCGGACGGATCTGCTCGAGGCATTCCAGGACGAACTGCCGACGAACCTGCCGTTCGATTTCAGCCACGGCCTGGGGCTCGACGGCACCCTGCTGTGGCGCGTGGCCGACCGCTACCCCTACCTCCACCACTTCCCCGAGGATCTGGCCCACTCCGCGGACCCGCACGCCGGTGAGCCCAACACGCGTATGCAGATCGGCGCGGAGAAGCACGAGATGATGTGGTGGGCCTACCGCAACGCCTTCGCCCAGTCCGTACTCGCCTCCCGTCGCCCGGCCGCCGAGATCCGTGCCCTGCGCACGGCCCTGCTGGTGTCCTGTGTGCCGCTGCGTCCGACGGCGGTGGCGCGCCGCAACTTCCGGCTGTACAGGCTGCTGTTTCCCGGCCGTTGGTGGGCGTTGGCGCCCTTCGCGGCCTCGGTGCGGGGACTGGTGTGGCGGCGCGTCAGGCAGCCGCTCGATCCCACGATCCCGCTCTGA